The Thermoflavifilum sp. genome contains a region encoding:
- a CDS encoding phospho-sugar mutase, with product MHDTSIAQRIQQWLDGPFDEETKAQIKRLQQTNPEELKEAFYRNLEFGTGGLRGIMGPGTNRMNKYTVGMATQGFANYLKQCFSTPIKVAIGHDSRNNSRYFAEITAQVMAANGIEVYLFESLRPTPELSFAIRYLKCQGGVVCTASHNPKEYNGYKAYWNDGAQLVSPHDKNVIAEVEKIQSINDVKWQGNEQLIHLIGEEIDQAYLQMVKSLSVFPEVVQRQHNLKIVYTPIHGSGIKLVPRALAQLGFTSVHIVEEQAQPDGNFPTVIYPNPEEPEAMSLGLQKAKALDADILLGTDPDADRVGVGVKNQQGEWILLNGNQTAVLAFNYLIESRAQKNIATPHDYVVKTIVTTDMIDAIAAHHRVRCYNVLTGFKYIASLIREKEGKEQYIIGGEESYGLMIGDKIRDKDAVSAVALICEMAAYERDKGRSLFDKLIDLYVQYGCYRESLLSLTRKGIKGTQEIAEMMERFRNHPPSQIAGVPVVWILDYWTQEKTNLRTGEKQPIDLPRSNVLQFVLEDASKISARPSGTEPKIKFYFSVKQPLSHAKAFPAVWEALGKRIEQIIQELGLNNK from the coding sequence ATGCACGACACTTCTATTGCACAGCGCATACAGCAATGGCTTGATGGACCATTTGATGAAGAAACAAAAGCACAAATCAAACGGCTGCAACAAACCAATCCGGAGGAACTTAAAGAAGCTTTTTATCGCAATCTGGAATTCGGTACCGGTGGACTGCGAGGCATTATGGGTCCGGGTACAAACCGCATGAATAAATATACCGTGGGCATGGCCACGCAGGGATTTGCCAATTATTTAAAACAATGCTTTTCCACGCCCATCAAGGTTGCAATTGGCCATGATAGCCGGAATAATAGCCGATATTTTGCAGAGATCACCGCGCAGGTAATGGCTGCTAATGGCATTGAGGTATACCTGTTCGAAAGCCTCCGGCCCACACCCGAATTATCGTTTGCCATTCGTTACCTGAAATGCCAGGGTGGTGTGGTGTGCACGGCTTCACACAATCCTAAAGAATACAATGGATACAAAGCTTACTGGAACGACGGAGCGCAACTGGTGAGTCCGCATGATAAAAATGTAATTGCTGAAGTGGAAAAAATTCAAAGCATTAACGACGTTAAATGGCAGGGCAATGAACAGTTGATTCATTTGATCGGTGAAGAAATTGACCAGGCTTATTTGCAAATGGTAAAAAGCTTATCCGTATTTCCGGAAGTTGTGCAACGACAGCATAATTTGAAGATTGTATATACCCCCATCCATGGTAGCGGCATCAAACTGGTGCCTCGTGCGCTGGCGCAATTAGGCTTCACTTCCGTGCATATTGTTGAAGAACAGGCACAACCCGACGGTAATTTCCCAACAGTTATCTATCCCAACCCCGAAGAGCCTGAAGCGATGAGCCTGGGCTTACAAAAGGCAAAAGCACTCGATGCAGATATCTTGCTGGGCACCGATCCAGATGCCGATCGGGTGGGCGTGGGTGTAAAAAATCAACAGGGAGAATGGATATTGCTCAACGGCAACCAGACGGCTGTTCTGGCTTTCAACTATTTAATCGAATCTCGTGCACAGAAAAACATAGCCACTCCTCATGATTACGTGGTAAAAACCATCGTCACTACCGATATGATTGATGCTATTGCCGCACATCATCGGGTGCGTTGCTACAATGTGCTTACGGGATTCAAATACATTGCTTCATTGATCCGGGAAAAAGAGGGAAAAGAACAGTACATCATTGGTGGAGAAGAATCTTACGGACTGATGATTGGTGATAAAATACGGGATAAAGATGCGGTATCGGCTGTGGCATTGATTTGTGAGATGGCCGCCTACGAGCGGGATAAAGGTCGAAGCTTGTTTGATAAACTCATCGACCTGTATGTACAATATGGTTGTTATCGGGAATCGTTATTATCTCTTACCCGGAAAGGCATTAAAGGTACACAGGAAATTGCTGAAATGATGGAACGCTTCCGTAATCATCCACCATCACAAATCGCCGGCGTGCCCGTAGTGTGGATACTGGATTACTGGACGCAGGAAAAAACGAATTTGCGTACAGGAGAAAAGCAGCCTATTGATTTACCCCGCTCTAATGTATTGCAATTTGTGCTGGAAGATGCATCAAAAATATCCGCACGCCCGTCGGGTACCGAGCCCAAGATTAAATTTTATTTTAGCGTAAAACAGCCCCTTTCACATGCCAAGGCTTTTCCTGCTGTCTGGGAAGCGCTCGGCAAACGCATTGAACAAATAATTCAGGAATTAGGATTGAATAACAAGTAA
- a CDS encoding SusC/RagA family TonB-linked outer membrane protein codes for MKFISGIQKINWLKIMKFSGTQLIMALAFAGMSYARPGEAQVNMQQRVNLNMHHATIASVLHRLEKLTDVKFVYSLNRVPVTQRVDIDVTNARLDSILAEVLIKNGIGYEVVSNRIVLTPGIAPQMAPITGITIRPDLHVQLQDVEVRGRVTDENGNPLAGVTIQVKGTNIGTTTDNQGAYVIHPLSGNDTLVFSFIGYERQEIPIAGRTTINVQLHSTAMGLNQIVVVGYGTQKKADLTGAISIINSSNIRDIPVGNASYIMQGKAAGVAITEQTGAPGDYIAVRIRGVGTINNNDPLYIIDGVPTTNGIKDISPDDIESINILKDAASAAIYGARASNGVVIITTKHGEAGKTEISIDGYTGIQARGHLIKMANTKEYVNAFNIAAKADGREQIPLSMLDTLPNVNWLKEILKPTLIGNTHFSIRGGNKKTQYIVSASYFKQDGLIINSSYERFNTLTGLTSNPSKLITIGTNLNLSYSKTKQVGSSGDGYGAGNPGASVVRYALFRVPATPVYNSQGEFVDLPNPPNFFGDGYNPVGFAKSFNRSFNDYAVLGNAYIELHPFNRLTFRTDFGTNLDLNFYRQFFPTWGIDRHINSPNSLAESVSNEFSYNWTNTLTYKFNITNSSNLKIILGSEAIKDDIKTISASRTTFVDQSPAFQYLDNGLANQLNGGNESHWGLFSFFGRVEYNYKYKFLVNFNMRRDGSSRLSPKNQWGNFYSGSAAWRLDQENFIKKVKQISLLKLRFSLGQLGNQDIGNYPYASLISGGFYYPFGGTPTEGYTITSKGNPNVKWETSTQTDIGLDAGFLTISSN; via the coding sequence ATGAAATTCATTTCTGGAATTCAAAAAATTAACTGGCTCAAAATCATGAAGTTTTCCGGCACCCAGCTCATCATGGCCCTGGCTTTTGCGGGCATGAGTTATGCTCGACCGGGTGAAGCACAGGTGAACATGCAGCAACGGGTGAATTTAAACATGCATCATGCCACCATAGCATCGGTATTGCACAGGCTTGAAAAGCTCACCGATGTAAAGTTTGTATACAGCCTCAACCGGGTTCCTGTAACCCAGCGTGTAGATATAGATGTAACCAATGCCCGTCTTGATAGCATTCTGGCGGAAGTGTTGATTAAAAACGGTATTGGATATGAGGTTGTCAGCAATCGAATCGTGTTAACGCCCGGAATTGCTCCGCAAATGGCGCCGATTACCGGTATTACCATCAGGCCCGACCTGCATGTGCAATTGCAGGACGTGGAGGTGCGTGGCCGGGTTACCGACGAAAACGGCAATCCACTCGCAGGGGTTACCATACAGGTGAAAGGCACCAACATTGGAACGACAACCGACAATCAGGGTGCATATGTGATTCATCCGCTTTCTGGAAACGATACCCTGGTATTTTCTTTTATTGGTTATGAACGGCAGGAAATACCCATTGCCGGCCGTACTACCATCAACGTGCAGCTGCACTCCACCGCCATGGGCCTGAATCAAATCGTGGTGGTGGGGTATGGAACGCAGAAGAAAGCGGATTTGACGGGTGCAATCTCCATTATTAATTCAAGCAATATAAGAGATATTCCTGTTGGAAATGCAAGCTATATTATGCAGGGTAAAGCTGCAGGAGTGGCAATCACGGAACAGACAGGTGCACCAGGAGATTACATCGCAGTAAGAATAAGAGGAGTCGGTACAATTAATAATAATGATCCTTTATATATTATCGATGGTGTACCTACGACTAATGGAATTAAGGATATTTCTCCGGATGATATCGAAAGTATTAATATATTAAAGGATGCTGCTTCTGCCGCTATTTATGGAGCAAGGGCATCAAATGGGGTTGTAATTATTACTACCAAACATGGTGAAGCGGGAAAAACTGAAATTAGCATTGATGGCTATACTGGTATTCAAGCAAGAGGCCACCTAATAAAAATGGCTAATACAAAAGAATATGTTAATGCTTTCAATATTGCCGCTAAAGCAGATGGCAGGGAACAAATTCCTCTATCTATGCTTGATACTCTGCCCAATGTAAACTGGTTAAAAGAAATTTTGAAGCCCACCTTAATAGGTAATACTCATTTCTCTATAAGAGGAGGTAATAAAAAAACACAATATATCGTTTCTGCAAGTTATTTTAAGCAAGATGGGCTAATTATAAATTCATCTTACGAAAGATTTAATACATTAACTGGATTAACTTCTAATCCATCAAAATTGATTACAATTGGAACTAATCTTAATTTGAGTTATTCTAAAACCAAGCAGGTAGGTTCATCAGGGGATGGATATGGTGCAGGAAATCCGGGAGCAAGCGTAGTACGATATGCATTGTTTAGAGTCCCTGCTACGCCTGTTTATAATAGCCAGGGAGAATTTGTAGATTTACCTAATCCTCCAAATTTTTTTGGAGACGGCTATAACCCAGTAGGATTTGCTAAATCTTTTAATAGAAGTTTCAATGATTATGCCGTATTAGGAAATGCTTATATTGAACTACATCCATTTAATAGGTTAACATTTAGAACTGATTTTGGAACAAACTTAGATTTAAATTTTTATAGACAATTTTTCCCTACGTGGGGGATAGACCGTCATATTAATTCACCTAACAGCCTTGCTGAATCTGTATCAAATGAATTTAGTTATAACTGGACAAATACACTTACGTATAAATTTAACATAACTAATTCTAGTAATTTAAAAATTATATTAGGATCAGAAGCAATTAAAGATGACATTAAAACTATCTCTGCTTCCAGAACAACTTTTGTAGATCAAAGTCCTGCATTTCAATATCTTGACAATGGGCTGGCAAATCAATTAAATGGAGGTAATGAGTCTCATTGGGGGCTATTTTCATTTTTTGGAAGAGTTGAGTATAATTATAAGTACAAATTCTTAGTTAATTTTAATATGCGTCGTGATGGTTCATCCAGGCTATCTCCTAAAAATCAGTGGGGTAATTTTTATTCAGGGTCGGCAGCATGGCGACTTGACCAAGAAAATTTTATTAAAAAGGTAAAACAAATTTCTTTATTAAAATTACGATTTAGTTTAGGTCAGTTGGGAAATCAGGATATAGGAAATTATCCCTATGCTTCTCTTATTTCAGGAGGATTCTATTATCCTTTTGGCGGAACGCCTACAGAGGGATATACCATTACTTCTAAAGGAAATCCGAATGTAAAATGGGAAACCAGTACGCAAACTGATATCGGGTTAGATGCAGGTTTTTTGACAATATCCTCCAATTAA
- a CDS encoding RNA polymerase sigma-70 factor, which translates to MMHNYSALTPEALLALVQQDDAQAFEELYKRYWFRLLISAHKRLGQREAAEEAVQTLFESLWKNRRQIHIITSLENYLFASLRYIVLKMMYQRTMISMEEIHAEPVQESPEQELFSRDLHGLIQQIIERLPERCRQVYQLSREEMKTHREIAQLMGISEKTVENQLTKALRIIKTHLHHLFSL; encoded by the coding sequence ATGATGCACAATTACTCAGCTTTAACTCCCGAAGCCCTGCTAGCATTGGTGCAGCAGGATGATGCGCAGGCTTTTGAAGAACTCTATAAAAGATACTGGTTTCGCCTGTTGATCAGCGCCCACAAACGTTTAGGCCAGCGTGAAGCCGCAGAAGAAGCCGTGCAGACTTTGTTTGAGAGTCTCTGGAAAAATCGCCGGCAGATTCATATCATTACCTCACTGGAAAATTATTTGTTTGCATCCCTGCGGTATATCGTACTGAAAATGATGTATCAGCGCACCATGATTTCTATGGAAGAAATCCATGCCGAGCCTGTTCAGGAAAGCCCTGAACAGGAGCTGTTTTCCCGTGATTTGCACGGCTTGATCCAGCAGATCATCGAACGCCTGCCCGAGCGCTGCCGACAGGTATATCAGCTCAGTCGAGAAGAAATGAAGACGCATAGAGAAATCGCCCAGCTGATGGGTATTTCTGAAAAAACCGTTGAAAATCAACTCACCAAAGCGCTTCGTATCATCAAAACACATTTGCATCATCTCTTTTCCCTGTAA
- a CDS encoding NADP-dependent isocitrate dehydrogenase, producing MTEENKKVPITVAYGDGIGPEIMDATLRIIMAAGARIEPEVIEIGEKAYLEGFSSGIRPEAWESLRRTKVFLKAPITTPQGGGYKSLNVTVRKTMGLFANVRPCVSYYPFVKTKHPTMDVVIVRENEEDTYGGIEHWQSREVTQCLKLITRPGCEKIIRYAFEYARAYGRKKVTCFVKDNIMKITDGLFHKVFDEVGQEYPDIEKETWIIDIGAAKLVDTPEMFDVVVMPNLYGDILSDVAAQMTGSVGIAGSANIGESVAMFEAIHGSAPRRAGQNLANPSGLLLAAVQMLVHIGQHDVATTVQNAWLRTIEDGIHTYDIYQEGISKQKVGTREFADAVIQRLGMQPQTLKPVKFGKASFNIKIKQTAVTPKDLVGVDVFLDEQVELPYDKRDPNKLGESLKLASTDKLQLTMITNRGTKVWPGGYPETFCTDHWRCRFESPDHQPLNYQDVIDLLQSVHSKGFHVIKTENLYMQNGVEGFSKGQGQ from the coding sequence ATGACAGAAGAAAATAAGAAAGTGCCGATTACCGTAGCTTATGGTGACGGCATTGGACCGGAAATCATGGATGCAACGCTGCGCATCATTATGGCCGCTGGTGCCCGCATTGAGCCTGAAGTCATTGAAATTGGAGAAAAGGCATATCTGGAAGGTTTCAGCTCGGGAATCAGGCCTGAAGCCTGGGAATCGCTGCGTCGCACCAAGGTATTTTTAAAAGCACCCATCACCACACCCCAGGGTGGCGGTTATAAAAGTTTGAATGTAACGGTGCGCAAAACCATGGGTTTGTTTGCCAACGTGCGTCCATGTGTGTCTTATTATCCATTCGTGAAAACCAAACATCCGACGATGGATGTGGTTATTGTGCGGGAAAATGAAGAAGATACTTATGGTGGTATTGAACACTGGCAATCCCGTGAAGTAACGCAATGTTTGAAATTGATTACCAGGCCCGGATGTGAGAAAATCATTCGCTATGCATTTGAATATGCGCGTGCTTATGGCCGTAAGAAAGTCACCTGCTTTGTGAAAGACAACATCATGAAAATCACGGATGGGTTGTTTCACAAAGTATTTGATGAAGTGGGTCAGGAATATCCGGATATTGAAAAAGAAACCTGGATTATTGATATCGGTGCGGCCAAGCTGGTCGATACGCCTGAAATGTTCGATGTGGTGGTGATGCCCAATCTTTATGGCGACATTCTTTCCGACGTGGCTGCTCAGATGACCGGGTCGGTAGGTATTGCCGGATCGGCCAATATTGGTGAAAGCGTGGCTATGTTTGAAGCCATTCACGGATCGGCGCCGCGCAGGGCCGGTCAAAATCTGGCCAATCCTTCCGGCTTGTTGCTGGCAGCCGTACAGATGCTGGTGCATATTGGTCAACATGATGTGGCTACTACCGTACAAAACGCCTGGTTGCGCACCATTGAAGATGGCATCCACACGTATGATATTTACCAGGAAGGCATTTCCAAACAAAAAGTGGGTACGCGCGAGTTTGCCGACGCGGTGATTCAACGCCTCGGCATGCAGCCTCAAACGTTGAAACCGGTGAAATTTGGTAAGGCCAGCTTCAACATCAAAATCAAACAAACAGCAGTTACACCCAAAGACCTGGTGGGCGTGGATGTTTTTCTGGACGAACAGGTGGAATTGCCTTACGACAAGCGCGATCCGAATAAACTGGGTGAATCTTTGAAGCTTGCTTCTACAGACAAGTTACAGCTCACCATGATTACCAATCGGGGCACGAAAGTATGGCCAGGCGGTTATCCGGAAACTTTCTGTACGGATCACTGGCGTTGCCGCTTTGAGTCGCCCGATCATCAACCGCTGAACTACCAGGATGTTATCGATCTGCTGCAAAGTGTTCATAGTAAAGGTTTTCATGTGATTAAAACGGAAAATCTGTACATGCAAAACGGTGTGGAAGGATTTAGCAAAGGTCAGGGACAATAA
- a CDS encoding MFS transporter yields MEQVESRTSWAFRSQAVLPVLLALSFAHLLNDAMQSLIPSIYPLIKKNYHLDFSQIGLITLTYQLTASLLQPLVGHFTDRRPQPYSLALGMCFTLMGLISLSMAGSFHAVLVSVALVGMGSSVFHPESSRMARLASGGHHGTAQSLFQVGGNTGAAIGPLLAAAIVVPFGQRYLLWFCVLACIGIGVLWRVGRWYQTHHLSVKTRNTINRQTTQPGLSRLQIGFSLFILLCLIFSKYFYLASMNNYLTFYLMAKFHISIQHAQVYLFIFLFAVAAGTMIGGPVGDRIGRKYVIWISILGVAPFTLLLPYANLFWTAILSMLIGLILSSAFSAIIVYAQELLPGKVGMISGLFFGLAFGMGGIGSAVLGELADRTSIFYVYHVCSFLPLIGLLAGFLPDLEKHIHTSR; encoded by the coding sequence ATGGAGCAGGTTGAATCACGAACATCCTGGGCATTTCGTTCGCAGGCCGTATTACCTGTTTTGCTTGCGTTGAGTTTTGCACACTTGCTGAACGATGCCATGCAATCACTTATCCCGTCTATTTATCCATTGATCAAGAAAAACTATCATCTCGATTTTTCTCAGATTGGGTTGATAACGCTAACCTATCAGCTCACGGCTTCTTTGTTGCAGCCGCTGGTGGGGCATTTCACCGATCGTCGCCCACAGCCCTATTCCCTGGCGCTGGGCATGTGTTTCACGTTGATGGGGTTGATTTCACTTTCCATGGCCGGCAGTTTTCATGCCGTACTGGTTTCCGTGGCGCTGGTGGGTATGGGCTCTTCGGTATTTCATCCTGAGTCTTCGCGTATGGCGCGACTGGCCTCTGGAGGTCATCACGGCACGGCCCAATCGTTGTTTCAGGTGGGCGGCAATACCGGGGCGGCCATTGGTCCACTGTTAGCTGCAGCCATCGTGGTGCCGTTCGGACAGCGTTATCTGCTCTGGTTTTGTGTGCTGGCCTGTATCGGCATCGGGGTTCTGTGGCGCGTAGGGCGCTGGTATCAAACTCATCACCTATCCGTTAAAACCCGCAATACCATCAACCGACAAACAACGCAACCCGGTCTCAGCCGACTGCAAATTGGTTTTTCTCTTTTCATCCTGCTTTGCCTGATCTTTTCGAAATACTTTTACCTGGCCAGCATGAACAATTACCTGACATTTTACTTAATGGCTAAATTTCATATTTCCATACAACATGCTCAGGTATATTTGTTTATTTTCCTGTTTGCTGTCGCCGCCGGTACCATGATTGGTGGGCCTGTGGGCGATCGTATCGGACGGAAATATGTAATCTGGATATCGATTTTAGGAGTGGCGCCGTTTACGTTACTATTGCCTTATGCCAATCTTTTCTGGACTGCCATCCTTAGCATGTTGATTGGATTGATTTTGTCTTCGGCCTTTTCTGCTATCATCGTATATGCCCAGGAGTTGTTGCCCGGAAAAGTGGGCATGATTTCCGGATTGTTTTTTGGACTGGCTTTCGGCATGGGGGGCATCGGATCGGCGGTGTTGGGCGAGCTGGCCGATCGTACCAGCATTTTTTATGTGTATCATGTTTGCTCTTTTTTGCCATTGATTGGCTTGCTGGCAGGATTCCTGCCCGATCTGGAAAAACATATCCATACATCCAGATAG
- a CDS encoding FecR domain-containing protein encodes MEQSLIREIIRKFLEGTCNDEEFAYLLSWYESFDEAEALQMTEEEKQELEKALLTNILRRIPDLQNRLPDEKKNQIKLRTGSRAWLKYTAAALVISFLAGVGWWTIKQVHQVTELNKQQVPGFNQISLNNMTQRMYLITLSDSTRVWLSPNSNLEYPDKFTGKERIVHLKGEAFFEVSKDPAHPFVIYSDRLITRVWGTSFLVKSIEGKPAEVSVITGRVSVQKKGTHDEIVMLYPHQKAVLDAHGQLIKEEENDQTSMQRWEKINLTFDNTPFSDVIASLGKHFDVQIRCADAGLLNLTLTGDFNEQHLSDVLELIEKSLNVHYRIVNDSVIEVYTTPDGSP; translated from the coding sequence GTGGAACAATCATTGATTCGGGAAATTATTCGGAAGTTTCTGGAAGGCACCTGTAATGATGAAGAATTCGCTTATTTATTGTCGTGGTATGAATCTTTTGATGAAGCCGAGGCTTTGCAAATGACGGAAGAAGAAAAACAGGAGCTGGAAAAAGCCCTGTTGACCAACATATTACGACGAATACCCGATTTGCAGAATCGCTTACCTGATGAGAAAAAAAACCAGATTAAGCTGCGTACCGGTTCAAGGGCGTGGTTAAAGTATACAGCTGCGGCACTGGTGATAAGTTTTCTTGCAGGAGTAGGCTGGTGGACGATAAAACAGGTACATCAGGTCACAGAACTCAACAAACAACAGGTGCCCGGCTTTAATCAGATTTCATTGAATAACATGACACAACGCATGTACCTGATTACCTTATCTGATAGCACCAGGGTGTGGTTAAGTCCGAACAGCAATCTGGAGTATCCCGATAAATTCACGGGAAAAGAAAGGATTGTGCATTTAAAGGGTGAAGCGTTTTTTGAGGTTAGCAAAGATCCAGCGCATCCTTTTGTGATTTACAGCGATCGGCTTATCACGCGCGTATGGGGTACGAGTTTTCTGGTAAAATCTATTGAAGGCAAACCGGCCGAAGTTTCGGTAATTACAGGCAGGGTATCGGTACAGAAAAAGGGCACACACGATGAAATCGTGATGTTATATCCACATCAAAAAGCCGTGCTGGATGCTCATGGTCAATTGATAAAAGAAGAGGAGAACGATCAAACAAGTATGCAACGATGGGAGAAAATAAACCTCACGTTTGACAATACGCCGTTTTCGGATGTCATCGCTTCTCTGGGAAAGCATTTTGATGTGCAGATCCGGTGTGCAGATGCTGGCTTATTGAATCTAACCCTTACAGGTGATTTCAATGAGCAGCATCTTTCTGATGTCCTGGAGTTAATAGAAAAATCATTGAATGTGCATTATCGTATCGTAAACGATTCTGTGATTGAGGTATATACAACACCAGATGGTTCACCTTAA
- a CDS encoding penicillin acylase family protein: MTRFIIALLITISFIFLLDHPWGRIPPLGSFFSPQEGFWQNAEPLNRKFPTFTRLPELKDSVEVWLDRRWVPHIFARNRHDLFFMQGYITAMFRLWQMDIETLAAGGQLASIMGPDLLPFDRLQRRKGMVFGAEQKLKAMEADSVTRQILDAYTAGVNAYIQTLTPRNMPLEYKLLHDYPRKWTNLRSALLIEYMADDLTGYSDDREYTNLRRVFTDEQLHQMFPDFPDSSMPIIPPGTAFAKPSRINPSVPSDTARARALQSDLTRISDIHPASDYFIGSNNWAVSGDRTAAHVPILCNDPHLALNLPSLWFEIQLHAPGIQVYGVSLPGAPTVIIGFNDSIAWGVTNASRDVKDYYAVHFTGPDKKTYLWKGKKIPATLRIETIQIKGRPSFQDTVAYTVWGPVTFDPDFPDTISHMPYLATHWQALQPSNDLKTFYLLNCAQNYQDYVHAIAYFNCPAQNFVYADKAGHIAIWQQGWFPLRWKDQGKYVMPGDDDHFQWQGYVPVAENPHVVDPPQGFVFSANQHPTDRTYPYYYTGDFFYYRAKRIHDFLAEKSQLTQQDMMHLQNDVFDTRAAEALPLLLAHLPASAIRPSEHAYDSLLRHWDMRVTTQSKAPILFYTWMDSLMHALWDPVLSTAHAIVKAPSMQTTIEWLIRDTSLQFFNKFTRKPVSLSERVTESFHAAMQAIQQMDTGRGLSWGRFRGTDILHLTRLEALSHTRLATPGDGATVNAITSNHGPSWRMIVQLGRQTEAYGVYPGGQSGNPGSAHYDDIINDWLLGRYEPLRMYTPKDRHQPDIEAIMHFAP, from the coding sequence ATGACGCGTTTTATCATTGCCCTCCTGATAACCATCAGCTTTATTTTTCTACTCGATCATCCCTGGGGGCGCATTCCACCTCTTGGCTCATTTTTCAGTCCACAGGAAGGATTCTGGCAGAATGCAGAACCCCTGAATCGCAAGTTTCCCACGTTTACCCGATTGCCGGAGCTGAAAGATAGTGTGGAAGTGTGGCTCGACAGGCGGTGGGTACCCCATATTTTTGCTCGCAACAGGCATGATTTATTTTTCATGCAGGGCTATATCACAGCCATGTTTCGCTTATGGCAGATGGATATCGAAACCCTTGCAGCAGGTGGACAACTGGCTTCTATTATGGGTCCCGATCTGTTGCCCTTCGATCGCCTGCAGCGCCGTAAGGGAATGGTGTTCGGTGCAGAACAGAAATTAAAAGCCATGGAAGCAGATTCGGTGACCAGGCAAATCCTCGATGCTTATACAGCCGGAGTGAATGCCTATATCCAGACGCTTACCCCACGCAATATGCCGCTGGAGTATAAACTACTACACGATTATCCGCGAAAATGGACAAACCTGCGTAGTGCCTTGCTCATTGAGTATATGGCAGATGATCTGACCGGCTATAGCGATGATCGCGAGTATACCAATCTGCGCCGTGTGTTTACCGATGAACAACTCCACCAGATGTTCCCCGATTTTCCGGATTCTTCCATGCCCATTATTCCGCCGGGTACCGCTTTTGCAAAGCCTTCCAGGATCAATCCATCCGTTCCTTCTGATACCGCACGCGCAAGAGCCCTGCAATCCGATCTAACCCGGATTAGCGATATCCATCCGGCATCAGACTATTTCATCGGCAGCAATAATTGGGCGGTAAGTGGTGATAGAACAGCTGCTCATGTACCTATTCTTTGTAATGATCCCCATCTGGCTCTAAACCTGCCTTCGCTCTGGTTTGAAATTCAGCTGCATGCCCCCGGCATTCAGGTATATGGCGTTTCCCTGCCCGGAGCCCCCACGGTAATCATCGGCTTTAATGATAGTATCGCCTGGGGTGTAACCAATGCTTCCCGCGACGTAAAGGATTATTATGCGGTACATTTCACGGGACCCGATAAAAAAACCTATCTCTGGAAAGGGAAAAAAATACCCGCTACGCTGCGTATTGAAACGATTCAAATCAAGGGCAGGCCTTCTTTTCAGGATACCGTCGCCTATACCGTATGGGGGCCGGTGACCTTCGATCCGGATTTTCCGGATACCATCAGTCATATGCCTTACCTGGCCACGCACTGGCAGGCGCTGCAGCCTTCAAATGATCTGAAAACATTTTACCTGCTCAACTGTGCGCAGAATTATCAGGATTATGTGCATGCGATTGCTTATTTCAACTGTCCTGCACAAAATTTTGTGTATGCAGATAAGGCCGGTCATATTGCCATCTGGCAGCAGGGTTGGTTTCCCTTGCGCTGGAAGGATCAGGGAAAATACGTCATGCCCGGCGATGACGACCATTTTCAATGGCAGGGCTATGTGCCTGTAGCCGAAAACCCGCATGTGGTGGATCCTCCACAGGGATTTGTGTTTTCAGCTAACCAACACCCTACTGACCGGACCTACCCATACTACTATACAGGTGATTTCTTTTATTATCGGGCTAAACGCATCCATGATTTCCTTGCTGAAAAATCACAGCTGACCCAGCAGGATATGATGCACCTGCAAAATGATGTATTCGATACCCGTGCCGCCGAGGCTTTACCTCTGCTGTTGGCTCATTTGCCGGCTTCGGCGATAAGGCCTTCAGAACACGCATACGATTCCCTACTCCGTCACTGGGATATGCGGGTGACGACGCAAAGTAAGGCTCCTATTTTGTTTTACACATGGATGGATAGCCTCATGCACGCACTCTGGGATCCCGTATTGTCCACGGCTCATGCAATCGTGAAAGCGCCTTCCATGCAGACCACCATTGAATGGTTGATACGCGATACTTCCCTGCAATTTTTCAACAAATTCACCCGCAAGCCTGTTTCGTTGAGTGAGCGGGTTACCGAATCTTTTCATGCGGCCATGCAGGCAATTCAGCAAATGGATACCGGCAGAGGATTGAGCTGGGGCCGATTTCGCGGCACGGATATTCTGCACCTGACCCGACTGGAAGCTTTGAGCCATACGCGATTGGCCACACCCGGCGATGGAGCTACGGTAAATGCTATCACTTCCAATCACGGCCCCTCCTGGCGGATGATTGTGCAACTGGGACGCCAGACGGAAGCTTATGGCGTATATCCAGGCGGGCAAAGCGGTAATCCGGGTAGCGCACACTACGACGATATAATTAACGACTGGCTGTTAGGGCGATATGAACCGCTGCGAATGTATACCCCGAAAGATCGCCATCAGCCCGATATTGAAGCCATCATGCATTTTGCACCTTAA